The Coregonus clupeaformis isolate EN_2021a chromosome 8, ASM2061545v1, whole genome shotgun sequence genome has a segment encoding these proteins:
- the LOC123491488 gene encoding uncharacterized protein LOC123491488: MNFSLDFMGIPQRGQQEDRDCDITPLNPGLLSTPDTSVCVFGAEVAVVSACVFGAEVAVVSACVFGAEVAVVSACVFGAEVAVVSACVFGAEVAVVSACVFGAEVAVVSACVFGGRGCCGLSVCVWGRGCCGLSVCVWVSEVAVVSACVFGAEVAVVSACVFGCQRLLWSQRVCLGQRLLWSQRVCLGVRGCCGLSVCVWGRGCCGLSVCVKGRGYCGHSVCVWVSEVAVVTACVFGCQRLLWSQRVCLGVRGCCGLSVCVWVSEVAVVSACVFGCQRLLWSQRVCLGQRLLWSQRVCLGQRLLWSQRVCLGVRGCCGLSVCVWVSEVAVVSACVFGCQRLLWSQRVCLGVRGCCGLSVCVWVSEVAVVSACVFGAEVAVVSACVFGCQRLLWSQRVCLGQRLLWSQRVCLGQRLLWSQRVCLGVRGCCGLSVCVWGRGCCGLSVCVWVSEVAVVSACVFGAEVAVVSACVFGAEVAVVSACVFGCQRLLWSQRVCLGQRLLWSQRVCLGVRGCCGLSVCVKGRGCCGLSVCVKGRGCCGLSVCVWVSEVAVVSACVFGAEVAVVSACVFGAEVAVVSACVFGCQRNSMLLQFFSLT, from the exons ATGAACTTCAGTCTGGACTTCA tggggattccccagagGGGACAACAGGAGGACAGAGACTGTGACATCACACCACTGAACCCTGGACTTCTGAGCACCCCTgatacctcagtgtgtgtgtttggggcagAGGTTGCTGTGGTCTCAGCGTGTGTGTTTGGGGCAGAGGTTGCTGTGGTCTCAGCGTGTGTGTTTGGGGCAGAGGTTGCTGTGGTCTCAGCGTGTGTGTTTGGGGCAGAGGTTGCTGTGGTCTCAGCGTGTGTGTTTGGGGCAGAGGTTGCTGTGGTCTCAGCGTGTGTGTTTGGGGCAGAGGTTGCTGTGGTCTcagcgtgtgtgtttgggggCAGAGGTTGCTGTGGTCTCAGCGTGTGTGTTTGGGGCAGAGGTTGCTGTGGTCTcagcgtgtgtgtttgggtgtcagAGGTTGCTGTGGTCTCAGCGTGTGTGTTTGGGGCAGAGGTTGCTGTGGTCTcagcgtgtgtgtttgggtgtcagAGGTTGCTGTGGTCTCAGCGTGTGTGTTTGGGGCAGAGGTTGCTGTGGTCTcagcgtgtgtgtttgggtgtcagAGGTTGCTGTGGTCTCAGCGTGTGTGTTTGGGGCAGAGGTTGCTGTGGTCTCAGCGTGTGTGTGAAGGGCAGAG GTTACTGTGGTCAcagcgtgtgtgtttgggtgtcagAGGTTGCTGTGGTCAcagcgtgtgtgtttgggtgtcagAGGTTGCTGTGGTCTcagcgtgtgtgtttgggtgtcagAGGTTGCTGTGGTCTcagcgtgtgtgtttgggtgtcagAGGTTGCTGTGGTCTcagcgtgtgtgtttgggtgtcagAGGTTGCTGTGGTCTCAGCGTGTGTGTTTGGGGCAGAGGTTGCTGTGGTCTCAGCGTGTGTGTTTGGGGCAGAGGTTGCTGTGGTCTcagcgtgtgtgtttgggtgtcagAGGTTGCTGTGGTCTcagcgtgtgtgtttgggtgtcagAG GTTGCTGTGGTCTcagcgtgtgtgtttgggtgtcagAGGTTGCTGTGGTCTcagcgtgtgtgtttgggtgtcagAGGTTGCTGTGGTCTcagcgtgtgtgtttgggtgtcagAGGTTGCTGTGGTCTCAGCGTGTGTGTTTGGGGCAGAGGTTGCTGTGGTCTcagcgtgtgtgtttgggtgtcagAGGTTGCTGTGGTCTCAGCGTGTGTGTTTGGGGCAGAGGTTGCTGTGGTCTCAGCGTGTGTGTTTGGGGCAGAGGTTGCTGTGGTCTcagcgtgtgtgtttgggtgtcagAGGTTGCTGTGGTCTCAGCGTGTGTGTTTGGGGCAGAGGTTGCTGTGGTCTcagcgtgtgtgtttgggtgtcagAGGTTGCTGTGGTCTCAGCGTGTGTGTTTGGGGCAGAGGTTGCTGTGGTCTcagcgtgtgtgtttgg GGCAGAGGTTGCTGTGGTCTcagcgtgtgtgtttgggtgtcagAGGTTGCTGTGGTCTCAGCGTGTGTGTTTGGGGCAGAGGTTGCTGTGGTCTcagcgtgtgtgtttgggtgtcagAGGTTGCTGTGGTCTCAGCGTGTGTGTGAAGGGCAGAGGTTGCTGTGGTCTCAGCGTGTGTGTGAAGGGCAGAGGTTGCTGTGGTCTcagcgtgtgtgtttgggtgtcagAGGTTGCTGTGGTCTCAGCGTGTGTGTTTGGGGCAGAGGTTGCTGTGGTCTCAGCGTGTGTGTTTGGGGCAGAGGTTGCTGTGGTCTcagcgtgtgtgtttgggtgtcagAGGAACAGCATGTTACTGCAGTTTTTCTCCCTCACATAG